A region from the Rosa rugosa chromosome 6, drRosRugo1.1, whole genome shotgun sequence genome encodes:
- the LOC133715610 gene encoding U-box domain-containing protein 43-like isoform X1, which yields MLALDLATSVASAPASEVISQTVEAIFEIVVASRDVLVKKDTFKELATYLERIVPILRELNKKTVLHSESLNNVLEILNREIRSAKTMTIECSKRNKMYLLMNCRTIVNHLQNTMGEISRALGLLPLTSLDLSSGIVEEIGKVRDNMLGAEFRAAIAEEEILNKIETGIQERNMDRSYANSLLVLIAEAVGISTERSALKKELEEFRNEIENARLRKDQAEAIQMEQIIALLERADAASSPEEKERKYFTKRRSLGSQPLEPLQSFHCPITGDVMEDPVETSSGQTFERTAIEKWLADGNSLCPLTRTSLDTSILRPNKTLRQSIEEWKDRNTMIMIASMKSKLKSEDEEEVLHCLKELLDLCKQRDLHQEWVLLEDYIPILLQLLGVRKPEIRNQVLVNLFILVKDSDDAKERTARADNGIELIVRSLGRRVEERKLAVALLLELSKYNLIRDKIGKVQGSILLLVTMSNSDDNQAARDARELLENLSFSDQNVIQMAKANYFKHLLQRLSTGPEDVKVIMASNLADMELTDHNKESLLKGGVLGPLLDIVSHGDVPIKMGAVRALRNLSSLPKNGLQMIRAGAERPLLDLLFDHSSSLSSLRAHLAATLMHLARSVVFQESSQTPASLLESDEDISKLLYLINLTGPDVQHSIILTFHTLCQSPSAINIKTKLIESSAVQVLTQLMEHDNPNLRANAVKLLSCLIEGGSEAISIKEHVGQKCIETIVKIIKSSSDEDEIASAMGVISNLPEIPQITEWFVDAGVLPVIFNFLRNGKQNGPHNNQVIENAVGAICRFTVPSNLEWQRSAAEAGIIPLFVQLLESGTSLTKTRAALSLSRFSQSSPRLTRSLPKHRGLWCFSPPPETGCPVHGGICGIVSSFCLVEADAVRPLVRMLGEPDPEACEASLDALVTLIEGERLQNGSKVLTDADAIPPIIKLLVQPSPSLQEKALHALERMFRLLEFKQKFGASAQMPLVDLTQRGTGSMKSMAARILAHLNVLHDQSSYF from the exons ATGTTGGCCCTAGACTTGGCTACAAGTGTTGCATCTGCTCCGGCTTCAGAAGTCATTTCTCAAACGGTAGAGGCCATTTTCGAAATCGTAGTTGCTTCCAGGGACGTCCTTGTTAAGAAGGACACTTTTAAGGAACTTGCAACTTATTTGGAAAGGATTGTCCCCATCTTAAGAGAGTTGAATAAGAAAACAGTTTTGCATTCTGAGAGCTTGAACAATGTTCTGGAGATCCTTAACCGAGAAATAAGATCTGCGAAGACAATGACTATCGAGTGCAGCAAGAGAAACAAAATGTATCTCTTAATGAATTGCCGAACAATAGTTAACCACCTACAGAATACTATGGGAGAGATCAGTCGTGCTCTAGGTCTTCTTCCCCTGACCTCTCTAGATCTTTCGTCTGGCATAGTTGAAGAAATTGGTAAGGTTCGTGACAATATGCTTGGAGCTGAGTTCAGGGCAGCTATAGCAGAAGAAGAGATTCTGAACAAAATTGAGACTGGAATCCAGGAGAGGAATATGGATCGTTCTTATGCCAATAGTTTGTTGGTTCTCATAGCAGAGGCAGTTGGAATCTCAACTGAGAGGTCAGCATTGAAGAAGGAATTAGAGGAATTCAGAAATGAGATAGAAAATGCTCGGCTAAGGAAAGACCAGGCAGAAGCTATACAGATGGAACAGATAATTGCTTTATTAGAAAGAGCTGATGCAGCTTCATCTCCTGAGGAGAAAGAAAGGAAATATTTCACTAAGCGAAGATCGTTGGGCAGTCAACCATTGGAACCACTTCAGTCATTTCATTGCCCAATCACTGGGGATGTTATGGAGGACCCTGTGGAAACTTCTTCTGGACAAACATTTGAGAGGACTGCTATAGAAAAGTGGTTAGCTGATGGGAATAGTTTGTGTCCGCTGACCAGGACTTCTTTAGACACATCAATTTTACGGCCCAATAAAACTCTGCGGCAATCAATAGAAGAATGGAAGGATAGAAATACCATGATTATGATTGCTTCCATGAAATCAAAACTCAAGTCTGAAGACGAGGAGGAAGTGCTCCATTGCCTTAAAGAACTACTAGATCTCTGTAAACAAAGAGACCTACATCAGGAATGGGTCTTATTGGAGGACTATATACCTATTCTCCTTCAACTTCTTGGTGTAAGAAAACCTGAGATAAGGAATCAAGTTCTTGTCAACCTTTTCATTTTGGTGAAGGACAGTGATGATGCCAAG GAAAGAACTGCCAGAGCTGATAATGGCATTGAACTTATTGTTCGGTCACTTGGGCGCCGTGTCGAGGAAAGGAAGCTGGCAGTGGCATTACTATTGGAATTGTCAAAGTATAATTTGATAAGAGACAAAATTGGGAAGGTTCAAGGTTCCATACTCCTATTAGTTACCATGTCCAACAGTGATGATAATCAAGCTGCCAGAGACGCACGAGAGCTGTTGGAGAATCTGTCATTCTCAGACCAAAATGTTATACAAATGGCAAAGGCAAATTATTTTAAACATTTGCTACAGCGTCTTTCTACAG GACCAGAAGATGTAAAAGTGATCATGGCATCAAATTTGGCAGATATGGAGTTGACTGACCACAATAAAGAGTCTTTGCTTAAAGGGGGAGTACTGGGTCCACTTCTTGATATTGTTTCACATGGTGACGTTCCGATTAAAATGGGGGCTGTTAGAGCTCTTAGAAACCTCTCTAGCTTACCTAAAAATGGTCTGCAGATGATTAGAGCAGGTGCAGAACGCCCATTACTTGACCTTCTTTTTGATCATAGCTCATCATTGTCAAGTTTGCGTGCACATTTAGCGGCCACACTCATGCACCTAGCCAGGTCAGTGGTGTTTCAAGAATCCAGCCAGACACCTGCTTCTCTTCTGGAATCGGATGAAGATATTTCCAAGCTATTGTATTTGATTAACCTAACGGGGCCTGATGTACAGCACAGCATCATTCTCACCTTCCACACTTTGTGTCAATCCCCCTCTGCTATAAACATCAAGACCAAGTTGATAGAG TCCTCAGCTGTGCAAGTATTGACTCAATTGATGGAGCACGATAACCCAAATCTACGAGCAAATGCAGTAAAGCTGCTCTCTTGCTTAATAGAAGGTGGCAGTGAAGCCATCAGCATAAAGGAGCATGTGGGTCAGAAGTGCATTGAGACTATAGTCAAGATTATCAAATCTTCTAGTGATGAAGACGAGATTGCTTCTGCAATGGGTGTTATCTCTAATCTTCCAGAAATTCCCCAGATCACAGAGTGGTTTGTCGATGCTGGGGTACTACCTGTCATATTCAATTTCCTCCGGAACGGCAAGCAGAATGGTCCCCATAACAATCAGGTGATAGAGAATGCTGTTGGAGCCATTTGCCGTTTCACTGTTCCATCAAACTTGGAATGGCAACGAAGTGCAGCTGAAGCTGGCATTATACCCTTGTTTGTACAGTTGCTGGAGTCGGGAACCTCCTTGACTAAAACACGTGCAGCCTTATCTCTTTCTCGATTTTCACAGAGTTCGCCCAGGTTAACCAGGTCATTACCTAAGCACAGAGGACTATGGTGCTTCTCACCCCCACCAGAAACTGGGTGCCCTGTTCATGGAGGAATCTGTGGCATTGTTTCATCATTTTGCCTCGTGGAGGCTGATGCAGTGAGACCACTCGTCCGGATGCTTGGGGAACCTGATCCTGAAGCTTGCGAGGCTTCTTTAGATGCTCTAGTAACTTTAATTGAAGGTGAGAGACTGCAGAATGGTAGTAAGGTGCTTACAGATGCAGATGCCATACCACCTATAATAAAACTTCTTGTTCAACCCTCCCCCAGTTTGCAGGAGAAGGCTCTACATGCTCTAGAGAGAATGTTCCGTCTGCTGGAGTTTAAACAGAAGTTTGGAGCCTCAGCTCAGATGCCTTTGGTTGACTTAACTCAGCGTGGAACTGGTAGTATGAAATCTATGGCAGCGAGAATACTTGCTCACTTGAACGTGCTTCATGATCAGTCTTCTTATTTTTAA
- the LOC133715610 gene encoding U-box domain-containing protein 43-like isoform X2, translated as MLALDLATSVASAPASEVISQTVEAIFEIVVASRDVLVKKDTFKELATYLERIVPILRELNKKTVLHSESLNNVLEILNREIRSAKTMTIECSKRNKMYLLMNCRTIVNHLQNTMGEISRALGLLPLTSLDLSSGIVEEIGKVRDNMLGAEFRAAIAEEEILNKIETGIQERNMDRSYANSLLVLIAEAVGISTERSALKKELEEFRNEIENARLRKDQAEAIQMEQIIALLERADAASSPEEKERKYFTKRRSLGSQPLEPLQSFHCPITGDVMEDPVETSSGQTFERTAIEKWLADGNSLCPLTRTSLDTSILRPNKTLRQSIEEWKDRNTMIMIASMKSKLKSEDEEEVLHCLKELLDLCKQRDLHQEWVLLEDYIPILLQLLGVRKPEIRNQVLVNLFILVKDSDDAKERTARADNGIELIVRSLGRRVEERKLAVALLLELSKYNLIRDKIGKVQGSILLLVTMSNSDDNQAARDARELLENLSFSDQNVIQMAKANYFKHLLQRLSTGPEDVKVIMASNLADMELTDHNKESLLKGGVLGPLLDIVSHGDVPIKMGAVRALRNLSSLPKNGLQMIRAGAERPLLDLLFDHSSSLSSLRAHLAATLMHLARSVVFQESSQTPASLLESDEDISKLLYLINLTGPDVQHSIILTFHTLCQSPSAINIKTKLIESSAVQVLTQLMEHDNPNLRANAVKLLSCLIEGGSEAISIKEHVGQKCIETIVKIIKSSSDEDEIASAMGVISNLPEIPQITEWFVDAGVLPVIFNFLRNGKQNGPHNNQVIENAVGAICRFTVPSNLEWQRSAAEAGIIPLFVQLLESGTSLTKTRAALSLSRFSQSSPRLTRSLPKHRGLWCFSPPPETGCPVHGGICGIVSSFCLVEADAVRPLVRMLGEPDPEACEASLDALVTLIEVCRRRLYML; from the exons ATGTTGGCCCTAGACTTGGCTACAAGTGTTGCATCTGCTCCGGCTTCAGAAGTCATTTCTCAAACGGTAGAGGCCATTTTCGAAATCGTAGTTGCTTCCAGGGACGTCCTTGTTAAGAAGGACACTTTTAAGGAACTTGCAACTTATTTGGAAAGGATTGTCCCCATCTTAAGAGAGTTGAATAAGAAAACAGTTTTGCATTCTGAGAGCTTGAACAATGTTCTGGAGATCCTTAACCGAGAAATAAGATCTGCGAAGACAATGACTATCGAGTGCAGCAAGAGAAACAAAATGTATCTCTTAATGAATTGCCGAACAATAGTTAACCACCTACAGAATACTATGGGAGAGATCAGTCGTGCTCTAGGTCTTCTTCCCCTGACCTCTCTAGATCTTTCGTCTGGCATAGTTGAAGAAATTGGTAAGGTTCGTGACAATATGCTTGGAGCTGAGTTCAGGGCAGCTATAGCAGAAGAAGAGATTCTGAACAAAATTGAGACTGGAATCCAGGAGAGGAATATGGATCGTTCTTATGCCAATAGTTTGTTGGTTCTCATAGCAGAGGCAGTTGGAATCTCAACTGAGAGGTCAGCATTGAAGAAGGAATTAGAGGAATTCAGAAATGAGATAGAAAATGCTCGGCTAAGGAAAGACCAGGCAGAAGCTATACAGATGGAACAGATAATTGCTTTATTAGAAAGAGCTGATGCAGCTTCATCTCCTGAGGAGAAAGAAAGGAAATATTTCACTAAGCGAAGATCGTTGGGCAGTCAACCATTGGAACCACTTCAGTCATTTCATTGCCCAATCACTGGGGATGTTATGGAGGACCCTGTGGAAACTTCTTCTGGACAAACATTTGAGAGGACTGCTATAGAAAAGTGGTTAGCTGATGGGAATAGTTTGTGTCCGCTGACCAGGACTTCTTTAGACACATCAATTTTACGGCCCAATAAAACTCTGCGGCAATCAATAGAAGAATGGAAGGATAGAAATACCATGATTATGATTGCTTCCATGAAATCAAAACTCAAGTCTGAAGACGAGGAGGAAGTGCTCCATTGCCTTAAAGAACTACTAGATCTCTGTAAACAAAGAGACCTACATCAGGAATGGGTCTTATTGGAGGACTATATACCTATTCTCCTTCAACTTCTTGGTGTAAGAAAACCTGAGATAAGGAATCAAGTTCTTGTCAACCTTTTCATTTTGGTGAAGGACAGTGATGATGCCAAG GAAAGAACTGCCAGAGCTGATAATGGCATTGAACTTATTGTTCGGTCACTTGGGCGCCGTGTCGAGGAAAGGAAGCTGGCAGTGGCATTACTATTGGAATTGTCAAAGTATAATTTGATAAGAGACAAAATTGGGAAGGTTCAAGGTTCCATACTCCTATTAGTTACCATGTCCAACAGTGATGATAATCAAGCTGCCAGAGACGCACGAGAGCTGTTGGAGAATCTGTCATTCTCAGACCAAAATGTTATACAAATGGCAAAGGCAAATTATTTTAAACATTTGCTACAGCGTCTTTCTACAG GACCAGAAGATGTAAAAGTGATCATGGCATCAAATTTGGCAGATATGGAGTTGACTGACCACAATAAAGAGTCTTTGCTTAAAGGGGGAGTACTGGGTCCACTTCTTGATATTGTTTCACATGGTGACGTTCCGATTAAAATGGGGGCTGTTAGAGCTCTTAGAAACCTCTCTAGCTTACCTAAAAATGGTCTGCAGATGATTAGAGCAGGTGCAGAACGCCCATTACTTGACCTTCTTTTTGATCATAGCTCATCATTGTCAAGTTTGCGTGCACATTTAGCGGCCACACTCATGCACCTAGCCAGGTCAGTGGTGTTTCAAGAATCCAGCCAGACACCTGCTTCTCTTCTGGAATCGGATGAAGATATTTCCAAGCTATTGTATTTGATTAACCTAACGGGGCCTGATGTACAGCACAGCATCATTCTCACCTTCCACACTTTGTGTCAATCCCCCTCTGCTATAAACATCAAGACCAAGTTGATAGAG TCCTCAGCTGTGCAAGTATTGACTCAATTGATGGAGCACGATAACCCAAATCTACGAGCAAATGCAGTAAAGCTGCTCTCTTGCTTAATAGAAGGTGGCAGTGAAGCCATCAGCATAAAGGAGCATGTGGGTCAGAAGTGCATTGAGACTATAGTCAAGATTATCAAATCTTCTAGTGATGAAGACGAGATTGCTTCTGCAATGGGTGTTATCTCTAATCTTCCAGAAATTCCCCAGATCACAGAGTGGTTTGTCGATGCTGGGGTACTACCTGTCATATTCAATTTCCTCCGGAACGGCAAGCAGAATGGTCCCCATAACAATCAGGTGATAGAGAATGCTGTTGGAGCCATTTGCCGTTTCACTGTTCCATCAAACTTGGAATGGCAACGAAGTGCAGCTGAAGCTGGCATTATACCCTTGTTTGTACAGTTGCTGGAGTCGGGAACCTCCTTGACTAAAACACGTGCAGCCTTATCTCTTTCTCGATTTTCACAGAGTTCGCCCAGGTTAACCAGGTCATTACCTAAGCACAGAGGACTATGGTGCTTCTCACCCCCACCAGAAACTGGGTGCCCTGTTCATGGAGGAATCTGTGGCATTGTTTCATCATTTTGCCTCGTGGAGGCTGATGCAGTGAGACCACTCGTCCGGATGCTTGGGGAACCTGATCCTGAAGCTTGCGAGGCTTCTTTAGATGCTCTAGTAACTTTAATTGAAG TTTGCAGGAGAAGGCTCTACATGCTCTAG